In Stenotrophomonas sp. 169, one DNA window encodes the following:
- the rplI gene encoding 50S ribosomal protein L9 produces MQLILLQKVTNLGNLGDLVDVKPGYGRNFLVPQGKAVPATESNKAEFEAKRAEYEAKAESIHSDAEARKAKLEGKSVTIGANASTEGKLYGSVGAREIADAFTAAGLPVNKSEVILGEGAFRNIGEYDVLVHLHADVETTVKVVVEAEKA; encoded by the coding sequence ATGCAGCTGATCCTTCTGCAGAAAGTCACCAACCTCGGCAACCTGGGCGACCTGGTCGACGTGAAGCCGGGCTACGGCCGTAACTTCCTCGTGCCGCAGGGCAAGGCCGTGCCGGCCACCGAGAGCAACAAGGCCGAGTTCGAAGCCAAGCGCGCCGAATACGAAGCCAAGGCAGAGTCGATCCATTCCGACGCCGAAGCCCGCAAGGCCAAGCTGGAAGGCAAGAGCGTCACCATCGGTGCCAACGCTTCGACCGAAGGCAAGCTGTACGGCTCGGTCGGCGCACGCGAAATCGCTGATGCCTTCACCGCTGCTGGCCTGCCGGTCAACAAGAGCGAAGTCATCCTGGGCGAAGGCGCCTTCCGCAACATTGGCGAGTACGACGTCCTGGTGCACCTGCACGCTGACGTTGAGACCACCGTCAAGGTCGTGGTTGAAGCCGAAAAGGCCTGA
- the smc gene encoding chromosome segregation protein SMC, which yields MRLSTIKLSGFKSFVDPTTLHLPTNMTGVVGPNGCGKSNIIDAVRWVMGESSASRLRGDSLTDVIFAGSSARKPVSQATVELIFDNSDHTISGEYASFNEISVKRTVSRDGSSNYYLNGTKCRRRDITDLFLGTGLGPRSYSIIEQGMISQIIEARPEDLRVYLEEAAGISKYKERRKETETRIRHTRENLDRLGDLRDEIGKQLEHLKRQARQAEQYQALQEERRVKDAEWKALEFRGLDGRLSKLREGLAQEETRLQQLIAEQREAEARIETSRVRREESADALNAAQAEVYQVGSTLARLEQQIHHQRELSQRLHKARDETQQALAELGHHISGDEAKLMVLRESVDAATPQLEQLQEENEIKQDSLREAEARLADWQVRWEQHTRQSSEASRSGDVERTRVDYLDKQVLEADRRREALQAERSGLDVDALEAVFEQLHVQHDTQKSALEELGEQVELRKQEVAAVQEQQRGTQNELAELRKQGNGVRGRLASLETLQQAALGQEQGAAVAWLKARGLDSGARVGERLQVEAGWENAVESALGQLIEGVLVDAPEQLVEALGELGEGRIALVADDDAPLQVAATSLAAKVTGPAAIRRLLARLHAAEDLADAARLQATLPEGDSVITRGGERLGTGWVRVSRSGAAKQGALLREREINTLREQIEVLAQREAQLEQLLVGFREQLLDAEQQREDVQRSLYQMHRGVSELAGQLQGQQGKLESARTRIDRIEGELSQLLETLDVNREQVREARARLDSAVNSMGDLESVRNALENERRQFTEARDRARDAARSVRETAHSLALTLESQRAQVASLSQALERMSNQRGQLDSRLGELHAQLDDGDTPVESLQAEHQAALEARVRADGLLSQARSLLDGIDVELRELEQTRHKRDEQALAQREKISQRRLDQQALVLSAEQLQAAVEKAGFVLQEVISTLPDDARLGDWEQTVQQIDGRMRRLEPVNLAAIQEYGEASQRSEYLDAQNLDLTTALETLEDAIRKIDRETRGRFKDTFDRVNAGVQALYPRLFGGGHAYLELTGEDLLDTGVTIMARPPGKRVSSISLLSGGEKAMTAVALVFAIFQLNPAPFCLLDEVDAPLDEANVGRLANMVKEMSEKVQFLFVSHNKATMEAAHQLSGVTMREPGVSRLVSVDLEEAARLAGAA from the coding sequence ATGCGTCTTTCCACGATCAAGCTGTCTGGCTTCAAGTCCTTCGTCGATCCCACCACGCTGCACCTGCCGACCAACATGACCGGCGTGGTCGGACCGAACGGCTGTGGAAAGTCCAACATCATCGATGCGGTGCGCTGGGTGATGGGCGAAAGCTCGGCCAGCCGGCTGCGTGGTGACTCGCTGACCGATGTGATCTTTGCCGGTTCGTCGGCCCGCAAGCCGGTATCGCAGGCGACGGTCGAGCTTATTTTCGACAACAGCGACCACACCATTTCCGGTGAGTACGCCTCGTTCAACGAGATATCGGTAAAGCGCACCGTCAGCCGCGACGGCAGCAGCAACTATTATCTCAACGGCACCAAGTGCCGCCGCCGCGACATCACCGATCTGTTCCTCGGTACCGGCCTGGGGCCGCGCAGTTATTCCATCATCGAACAGGGCATGATCAGCCAGATCATCGAGGCCCGGCCCGAAGACCTGCGTGTCTACCTGGAAGAAGCCGCCGGCATTTCCAAGTACAAGGAACGGCGCAAGGAAACCGAGACCCGTATCCGCCACACCCGTGAGAATCTGGATCGGCTGGGTGACCTGCGCGATGAGATCGGCAAGCAGCTCGAGCACTTGAAGCGGCAGGCGCGGCAGGCCGAGCAGTACCAGGCATTGCAGGAAGAACGGCGGGTCAAGGATGCTGAGTGGAAGGCGCTGGAGTTCCGCGGGCTGGACGGGCGCCTGAGCAAGTTGCGCGAAGGGTTGGCGCAGGAAGAAACGCGCCTGCAGCAGCTGATCGCCGAACAGCGCGAGGCAGAGGCGCGCATCGAGACCTCGCGCGTTCGTCGTGAAGAATCCGCCGATGCCCTCAATGCGGCACAGGCCGAGGTGTATCAGGTGGGCAGCACGCTGGCCCGCCTGGAACAGCAGATCCACCACCAGCGCGAGCTGTCGCAGCGCCTGCACAAGGCGCGCGATGAAACGCAGCAGGCGCTGGCCGAGCTGGGCCACCACATCAGCGGCGACGAGGCGAAGCTGATGGTGCTGCGCGAATCGGTCGATGCCGCGACCCCGCAGCTGGAGCAGTTGCAGGAAGAGAACGAGATCAAGCAGGACAGCCTGCGTGAAGCAGAAGCGCGACTGGCCGACTGGCAGGTGCGTTGGGAGCAGCACACCCGCCAGAGCTCGGAAGCATCGCGCTCCGGCGACGTCGAGCGCACCCGCGTGGACTACCTGGACAAGCAGGTGCTTGAGGCGGATCGTCGTCGTGAGGCCCTGCAGGCCGAGCGTTCGGGACTGGATGTAGATGCCCTCGAAGCGGTGTTCGAGCAGCTGCACGTGCAGCACGATACGCAGAAGAGCGCGCTGGAAGAACTGGGCGAGCAGGTCGAGCTGCGCAAGCAGGAGGTTGCCGCCGTCCAGGAGCAGCAGCGCGGCACCCAGAATGAGCTGGCCGAGCTGCGCAAGCAGGGCAACGGGGTGCGCGGTCGCCTGGCCTCGCTGGAGACGTTGCAGCAGGCCGCACTCGGCCAGGAGCAGGGCGCCGCCGTTGCCTGGTTGAAAGCGCGAGGGCTCGATTCGGGCGCACGCGTGGGTGAGCGCCTGCAGGTCGAGGCGGGCTGGGAAAACGCGGTGGAAAGCGCGCTTGGCCAGTTGATCGAAGGCGTGCTGGTGGATGCACCCGAGCAGCTCGTCGAGGCGCTGGGTGAGCTGGGCGAAGGCCGCATCGCATTGGTTGCAGATGACGATGCGCCGTTGCAGGTCGCCGCCACGTCGCTCGCTGCAAAGGTGACAGGGCCGGCGGCGATCCGTCGCCTGTTGGCCCGCCTGCACGCCGCCGAAGATCTGGCGGACGCGGCGCGGCTGCAGGCCACGCTGCCCGAAGGTGATTCCGTGATCACCCGTGGGGGTGAGCGCCTGGGTACAGGCTGGGTGCGTGTGTCGCGCTCCGGTGCCGCCAAGCAGGGCGCGCTGCTGCGCGAACGCGAGATCAACACCCTGCGCGAGCAGATCGAAGTACTGGCGCAGCGCGAGGCCCAGCTGGAACAGTTGCTGGTCGGCTTCCGTGAGCAACTGCTCGACGCCGAGCAGCAGCGCGAAGACGTGCAGCGGTCGCTGTACCAGATGCACCGTGGTGTTTCCGAGCTCGCTGGCCAGTTGCAGGGCCAGCAGGGCAAGCTGGAGTCGGCGCGTACCCGCATCGATCGCATCGAAGGTGAGCTGAGCCAGCTGCTGGAGACGTTGGACGTCAACCGCGAGCAGGTGCGCGAGGCACGGGCGCGGTTGGACAGTGCCGTCAACAGCATGGGCGACCTGGAGTCGGTGCGGAACGCCCTTGAAAACGAGAGGCGGCAATTCACCGAAGCGCGCGATCGCGCCCGTGACGCCGCCCGCAGTGTGCGTGAGACGGCGCACTCCCTGGCGCTTACCCTGGAATCACAGCGTGCGCAGGTGGCGTCGCTGAGCCAGGCGCTGGAGCGCATGAGCAACCAGCGTGGCCAGCTGGATTCGCGGCTGGGCGAACTGCATGCGCAGCTGGACGATGGCGATACGCCCGTCGAGTCGTTGCAGGCCGAGCATCAAGCCGCGCTGGAGGCCCGTGTTCGCGCAGATGGCTTGCTGTCCCAGGCCCGCTCGCTGCTGGATGGCATCGATGTGGAGCTGCGCGAGCTGGAGCAGACCCGGCACAAGCGGGACGAGCAGGCCTTGGCCCAGCGCGAAAAGATCTCGCAGCGGCGGCTGGACCAGCAGGCGCTGGTGCTCAGCGCCGAGCAGCTTCAGGCGGCCGTGGAAAAGGCCGGATTCGTGCTGCAGGAGGTCATTTCAACCCTGCCGGACGATGCCCGGCTGGGCGACTGGGAACAGACCGTGCAGCAGATCGACGGCCGCATGCGCCGGCTGGAGCCGGTGAACCTTGCGGCCATCCAGGAATACGGCGAAGCCTCCCAGCGCTCGGAGTACCTGGATGCGCAGAACCTGGACCTGACCACCGCGCTGGAAACGCTGGAAGATGCGATCCGCAAGATCGACCGCGAAACCCGTGGCCGCTTCAAGGACACCTTCGACCGGGTCAACGCCGGCGTGCAGGCGCTCTATCCGCGCCTGTTCGGTGGTGGCCATGCCTATCTGGAGCTGACCGGCGAAGACCTGCTTGATACCGGCGTCACCATCATGGCGCGGCCTCCGGGCAAGCGCGTGTCGAGCATTTCGCTGCTGTCCGGCGGTGAAAAGGCGATGACCGCCGTGGCGTTGGTGTTCGCGATCTTCCAGCTCAATCCCGCACCGTTCTGCCTGCTGGACGAGGTCGATGCGCCGCTGGACGAAGCCAACGTCGGCCGTCTGGCCAACATGGTGAAAGAGATGAGCGAGAAAGTGCAGTTCCTGTTCGTCAGTCACAACAAAGCCACGATGGAAGCGGCGCACCAGCTTTCCGGCGTCACCATGCGCGAGCCCGGCGTCAGTCGCCTGGTGAGCGTGGACCTGGAAGAGGCGGCGCGGCTGGCAGGCGCGGCCTGA
- the epmA gene encoding EF-P lysine aminoacylase EpmA, with protein sequence MLHALRQRAALNALIRQFFAERAVLEVETPILSAAGNTEPNIDSFHTDFSGHRDAGVRRRWLRTSPEFPLKRLLAAGVGDCYELGRVFRNGEAGGRHNPEFTMLEWYRIGWDHHGLLVETAALVNQALALVGRQATLQVIDYRSLYQQRVGVDPFEDSIEQLRQPLADIAIDPAGLGRDDWLDLLMTHCIQPGFDDAVMTVVHDWPASQAALARIRPGTPALAERFELYLGPVELANGYHELGDAHEQRARFEADHVRRQARGDVLPPLDDALLAALPAMPACAGVAVGVDRLLMAMAQTPRIADVLAFDFSRA encoded by the coding sequence TTGCTGCACGCGCTGCGGCAGCGCGCCGCGCTCAATGCGCTCATCAGGCAGTTCTTCGCCGAACGCGCTGTGCTGGAAGTGGAGACCCCGATCCTGTCGGCGGCCGGCAACACCGAGCCGAACATCGACAGCTTCCACACCGATTTCAGCGGCCATCGCGATGCCGGCGTGCGCCGGCGCTGGCTACGTACCTCGCCGGAGTTTCCGCTCAAGCGTCTGCTGGCTGCAGGCGTGGGTGACTGCTATGAACTGGGGCGTGTTTTCCGCAACGGGGAAGCAGGCGGGCGGCACAACCCCGAGTTCACCATGCTGGAGTGGTATCGCATCGGCTGGGATCATCATGGACTGCTGGTGGAAACCGCCGCACTGGTGAATCAGGCGCTCGCGCTGGTGGGACGGCAGGCGACGCTGCAGGTCATCGATTACCGGTCGCTGTACCAACAGCGCGTGGGCGTTGACCCCTTCGAGGACAGCATCGAGCAGTTGCGGCAGCCACTGGCCGACATCGCCATCGATCCCGCCGGCCTGGGGCGTGACGACTGGCTGGACCTGCTGATGACCCATTGCATCCAGCCTGGATTCGACGACGCGGTCATGACCGTCGTGCACGACTGGCCGGCGTCGCAGGCCGCGCTGGCCCGCATCCGCCCCGGTACGCCTGCGCTGGCCGAACGCTTCGAGCTGTATCTTGGCCCGGTGGAGCTGGCCAACGGGTACCACGAGCTTGGCGATGCGCACGAACAGCGCGCACGGTTCGAGGCCGACCATGTGCGCAGGCAGGCGCGCGGTGACGTATTGCCCCCGCTGGACGACGCATTGCTCGCCGCCCTGCCGGCAATGCCAGCCTGCGCGGGCGTGGCGGTGGGGGTGGACCGGCTGCTGATGGCGATGGCGCAGACCCCGCGCATCGCCGACGTGCTGGCGTTTGATTTCAGCCGTGCCTGA
- the ligA gene encoding NAD-dependent DNA ligase LigA: MNVTPAERIEALRRQLASANAAYSERDELLIPDADYDALMRELQGLEQAHPELAAADSPSSTVGGRPSSRFAEVTHALPMLSLGNAFSDEEVADFVRRISERLRRPALHFSAEPKLDGLAISLRFEDGHFVQGATRGDGSKGEDVTANLRQIRDIPHQLQGSGWPAVLEVRGEVYMARADFEAFNERARQQGGKVLANPRNGAAGSLRQLDPKISAQRRLSFFAYGTGQVEGGELPDTHSQTLQQLHGWGFPVSDLCKVVSGTEGLLAYYRDIGARRDGLAFDIDGVVYKLDDREGQQAMGFVARAPRWAIAHKFPAQEQSTTVEAIEIQIGRTGAATPVARLAPVAVAGVIVSNATLHNADQIARLDVRVGDSVIVRRAGDVIPEVVSVIADRRPAGTVPWTMPTVCPVCGSEIVREEGAAAWRCSGELSCPAQRKEAIAHFASRRAMDIDGLGGKYIETLVDAGIVRSVADLYRLTRDTLLQLKLVLDAEDPSALAASYQPHLPPEGSSAVLNAAMKLDGGDAGWRAQALAQPVAFTWNTKKIATRWADNLVAAIDASRDATLERLLFALGIEHVGESTAKALAQWYGELELIRHLPWPLFKRVPDIGGEVARSLGHFFEQAGNQQAIDDLLQVGQVRITDAHPPSAKLREGLDSAQLLVEAEIPGITRLRAEKLVAALGNAQSVLDAEHGQLVNAGLPDDTARAVATWLDSDGHGEMLLKAEQAMREILQKAPTQVQQAAGPLDGQTAVLTGTLTALTRDAAKERLEALGAKVAGSVSKKTSFVVAGTEAGSKLEKAQSLGVPVWDEDQLLAFLATHE; the protein is encoded by the coding sequence ATGAACGTTACTCCCGCCGAGCGCATCGAAGCGCTGCGCCGTCAGCTTGCCAGTGCCAATGCGGCCTACAGCGAGCGCGATGAACTGCTGATCCCGGACGCGGATTACGATGCGCTGATGCGTGAGTTGCAGGGGCTGGAGCAGGCGCATCCTGAGCTTGCCGCTGCGGATTCGCCCAGCAGTACGGTGGGCGGACGCCCCTCATCGCGCTTCGCCGAAGTCACCCACGCCCTGCCCATGCTGTCGCTGGGCAATGCCTTCAGTGACGAAGAGGTTGCCGATTTCGTGCGCCGTATCAGCGAGCGCCTGCGTCGCCCGGCGCTGCACTTTTCAGCAGAGCCGAAGCTGGATGGGCTGGCCATCAGCCTGCGCTTCGAAGACGGCCACTTCGTCCAGGGCGCGACCCGGGGCGATGGCAGCAAGGGAGAGGACGTAACCGCCAACCTGCGGCAGATCCGTGACATCCCGCACCAGCTGCAGGGCAGCGGCTGGCCGGCGGTGCTGGAAGTGCGTGGCGAGGTCTACATGGCGCGCGCGGATTTCGAGGCCTTCAACGAACGCGCGCGACAGCAGGGCGGCAAGGTGCTGGCCAATCCACGCAACGGGGCAGCTGGCTCGCTGCGCCAGCTCGACCCGAAGATCAGCGCGCAACGACGGCTGAGTTTCTTCGCCTACGGCACCGGCCAGGTCGAAGGCGGGGAGCTGCCCGACACCCATTCGCAGACGTTGCAGCAGTTGCACGGCTGGGGCTTCCCGGTCAGCGATCTGTGCAAGGTGGTGAGCGGGACCGAGGGCCTGCTCGCGTATTACCGCGACATCGGCGCGCGCCGCGATGGGCTGGCGTTCGATATCGATGGGGTCGTGTACAAGCTGGATGATCGCGAAGGGCAGCAGGCCATGGGCTTTGTCGCCCGCGCCCCGCGCTGGGCGATCGCGCACAAGTTCCCCGCGCAGGAACAGAGCACGACGGTCGAGGCGATCGAGATACAGATCGGCCGCACCGGCGCCGCCACACCGGTCGCGCGTCTGGCGCCGGTCGCCGTGGCCGGAGTGATCGTGTCCAACGCCACGCTGCACAACGCCGACCAGATCGCGCGGCTGGATGTCCGGGTGGGCGACAGCGTGATCGTGCGCCGCGCGGGCGATGTGATTCCCGAAGTGGTGAGCGTCATCGCCGACCGCCGACCTGCCGGTACGGTGCCGTGGACCATGCCCACCGTGTGCCCGGTCTGCGGATCGGAGATCGTGCGCGAAGAGGGCGCCGCCGCCTGGCGCTGTTCCGGCGAGCTGAGCTGCCCGGCACAACGCAAGGAAGCCATCGCGCATTTCGCCTCACGACGCGCGATGGACATCGACGGCCTGGGTGGCAAGTACATCGAGACCCTGGTGGATGCGGGCATCGTACGCAGCGTCGCCGATCTGTACCGGCTGACCCGCGACACCCTGCTGCAGCTGAAGCTGGTGCTCGATGCCGAAGATCCTTCTGCGCTGGCGGCCAGCTATCAGCCGCATCTGCCGCCAGAAGGCAGCAGCGCGGTACTCAATGCTGCGATGAAGCTCGATGGCGGCGATGCAGGCTGGCGTGCGCAGGCGCTCGCGCAGCCCGTTGCGTTTACCTGGAACACGAAGAAGATCGCCACGCGCTGGGCCGACAATCTGGTCGCCGCGATTGACGCCAGCCGTGACGCTACGCTGGAGCGCCTGCTGTTCGCACTCGGCATCGAGCACGTGGGCGAGAGCACCGCCAAGGCGCTGGCACAGTGGTATGGCGAGCTCGAGCTGATCCGCCACCTGCCGTGGCCGCTGTTCAAGCGGGTGCCGGATATCGGCGGCGAAGTAGCACGTTCGCTGGGACATTTCTTCGAACAGGCAGGTAACCAGCAGGCCATCGATGACCTGCTGCAGGTGGGTCAGGTGCGCATCACCGATGCCCATCCGCCCAGTGCGAAGCTGCGCGAAGGGCTGGACAGTGCGCAGCTGCTGGTGGAAGCGGAGATTCCCGGCATCACCCGGCTGCGTGCCGAAAAGCTGGTGGCCGCGCTCGGCAATGCGCAGTCCGTGCTCGACGCCGAGCATGGCCAGCTGGTCAATGCCGGGCTGCCGGATGACACGGCCCGCGCCGTGGCCACCTGGCTGGACAGCGACGGCCACGGCGAGATGTTGTTGAAGGCCGAACAGGCGATGCGCGAGATCCTGCAGAAGGCGCCGACGCAGGTGCAGCAGGCCGCTGGACCCTTGGACGGGCAGACTGCAGTGCTCACCGGCACGCTGACCGCGTTGACCCGCGACGCGGCGAAAGAGCGGCTGGAAGCGCTGGGTGCCAAGGTCGCAGGTAGTGTGTCGAAGAAAACCAGTTTCGTGGTGGCCGGCACCGAGGCGGGTTCGAAGCTGGAGAAGGCGCAGTCGCTGGGCGTACCGGTCTGGGACGAAGACCAGCTGCTGGCGTTCCTTGCCACACACGAATGA
- the zipA gene encoding cell division protein ZipA, with protein MSDTALLRIGILTAGLLLIAAIFLFGRPKKKTQGRRVEGEPGGDKSARREPVLGGGVPGEEGEGLPSSGMEGEQPELGLSDADPHGNSDLGKRASQDFDKIVSLFVAARAGEKLRGEDIVVAAEKTGLVFGHMNVFHRLVEGHPERGPIFSMASIMKPGSFDMGTIREMETPAIAFFLTLPAPLTALDAWEKMLPTVQRMAELLDAVVLDDGRNALGRQRIAHIRDDLRAYDRQHQAPPLTKTPRW; from the coding sequence ATGTCCGACACCGCACTGCTGCGCATCGGCATCCTCACTGCCGGCCTGCTGTTGATCGCTGCGATCTTCCTGTTTGGCCGACCGAAAAAGAAAACCCAGGGGCGCCGCGTCGAGGGCGAGCCAGGTGGGGACAAATCCGCGCGTCGCGAGCCCGTGCTGGGTGGCGGCGTGCCAGGCGAGGAGGGCGAAGGCCTCCCATCCTCGGGTATGGAAGGCGAACAGCCCGAGCTGGGCCTGTCCGACGCGGATCCGCACGGAAACAGCGATCTGGGCAAGCGGGCCAGCCAGGACTTCGACAAGATCGTGTCGCTGTTCGTGGCCGCGCGTGCGGGTGAAAAGCTGCGCGGCGAAGACATCGTGGTGGCGGCGGAAAAGACCGGTCTGGTGTTCGGCCACATGAATGTGTTCCACCGTCTGGTTGAAGGCCATCCCGAGCGCGGCCCGATCTTCTCCATGGCCAGCATCATGAAGCCGGGCAGCTTCGACATGGGCACCATCCGCGAGATGGAGACCCCGGCAATCGCCTTCTTCCTGACGCTTCCCGCCCCGCTGACCGCGCTGGATGCCTGGGAAAAGATGCTGCCGACCGTGCAGCGCATGGCCGAACTGCTGGACGCGGTGGTGCTGGATGACGGGCGCAATGCACTGGGTCGCCAGCGCATCGCGCACATCCGTGACGACCTGCGTGCGTATGACCGCCAGCATCAGGCACCGCCGCTGACCAAGACGCCGCGCTGGTAA
- a CDS encoding GNAT family N-acetyltransferase — protein MQTAPLDFRLATRADEAQLIELMRAFYIEDQIEFDDARVRRGVDALLADPRNGEVLMLLDEHGAVGGYVVIAMGFSLEQGGHFALLDELYLAPGIRGRGRGKQALAIVEQRARGRGVGRLRLEVNRHNELARRLYTATGYIDDTRDLMTLPLDHPRDGVL, from the coding sequence ATGCAGACCGCCCCCCTGGATTTCCGCCTGGCCACGCGTGCCGACGAGGCGCAGCTGATTGAGCTGATGCGCGCGTTCTACATCGAAGACCAGATCGAATTCGATGATGCGCGCGTGCGCCGTGGCGTGGATGCGCTGCTGGCCGATCCCCGTAACGGCGAGGTGCTGATGTTGCTGGACGAGCACGGCGCGGTAGGTGGCTACGTGGTGATCGCCATGGGCTTCAGCCTGGAGCAGGGCGGGCACTTTGCGCTGCTGGATGAACTGTATCTCGCCCCCGGCATACGCGGTCGTGGGCGCGGCAAGCAGGCGCTGGCGATTGTCGAGCAGCGCGCACGCGGGCGTGGCGTCGGCCGCTTGCGCCTGGAAGTGAACCGCCACAACGAGCTGGCGCGCCGTCTGTACACCGCCACCGGTTACATCGACGACACGCGCGACCTGATGACGCTGCCGCTGGACCACCCGCGCGACGGCGTGCTGTGA
- a CDS encoding DUF3011 domain-containing protein — translation MGALLLWTALLPSAAAAPGQGGYAGEVVRCQSRDLEWKHCDMDVSGGVELVRQLSDNACVRGSEWGTDRSGVWVTLGCRGEFRARGNAAPAVEGAAPKLVRRVVRCESNGRPQSCPVRLEGAPVRLLRQNSRMPCREGHSWGYRRNEIWTTRGCEGDFEIGAEDGGGFVDVPRRLTCESKDRRKRFCGATISTGANMVRQLSGSPCVEGRSWGWDKRGVWVDDGCRAEFSVN, via the coding sequence ATGGGCGCGCTGCTGCTCTGGACCGCGTTGCTGCCTTCGGCGGCCGCGGCACCGGGGCAGGGCGGCTATGCCGGCGAGGTGGTGCGCTGCCAGTCCCGCGATCTGGAGTGGAAGCATTGCGATATGGACGTCAGTGGAGGCGTTGAACTGGTCCGCCAGCTGTCTGACAACGCGTGCGTGCGCGGCAGCGAGTGGGGCACCGACCGTTCAGGCGTGTGGGTCACCCTCGGCTGCCGGGGCGAGTTCCGCGCGCGCGGTAACGCAGCGCCCGCGGTCGAAGGGGCCGCGCCCAAGCTGGTGCGCCGCGTCGTGCGTTGCGAATCCAACGGCCGCCCGCAGAGCTGCCCGGTGCGCCTGGAAGGGGCGCCGGTGCGCCTGCTGCGGCAGAACTCGCGCATGCCTTGCCGCGAAGGCCACAGTTGGGGCTACCGGCGCAACGAAATCTGGACCACCCGTGGCTGCGAGGGCGACTTTGAGATCGGCGCGGAAGACGGCGGCGGCTTCGTCGATGTGCCGCGCCGGTTGACCTGCGAATCCAAGGACCGGCGCAAACGCTTCTGTGGGGCCACGATCAGCACCGGCGCGAACATGGTCCGCCAGCTGTCCGGCAGCCCCTGCGTGGAAGGCCGCAGCTGGGGTTGGGACAAGCGCGGGGTGTGGGTGGACGATGGCTGCCGCGCCGAGTTCTCGGTGAACTGA
- the mtnA gene encoding S-methyl-5-thioribose-1-phosphate isomerase, which produces MNAPTDIDYARYDHIRPILWTGDALQLLDQRKLPFVVEHVACTTSDDVAAAIHALTVRGAPAIGIAAAWGVVLAAREVDADDGAQALMKLEPALQRLDASRPTAVNLAWALARMRRVLAVADGQWKQVLEAEAEAIATEDLAANRHMGALGAGLIEPGSGVLTHCNTGSLATAGFGTALGVIRAGMAQERIARVFAGETRPWLQGARLTVWELQQDGIDATLIADSAASHLMKTGAVQWVIVGADRICANGDTANKIGTYQLAIAARHHGVKFMVVAPSSTVDMDTADGTEIEIEQRDPGELYGVGGTRTVAEGIAAWNPVFDVTPGELIDAIVTERGVILAPSVASMQAAFSR; this is translated from the coding sequence ATGAACGCGCCTACCGATATCGATTACGCCCGCTACGACCACATCCGTCCGATCCTGTGGACCGGCGACGCCCTGCAACTGCTGGATCAGCGCAAGCTGCCCTTCGTGGTGGAGCACGTGGCGTGCACCACCAGCGACGACGTCGCCGCGGCGATCCATGCGCTGACCGTGCGCGGCGCACCCGCCATCGGCATCGCCGCCGCGTGGGGCGTCGTGCTTGCCGCCCGCGAGGTGGACGCCGACGACGGCGCGCAGGCGCTGATGAAGCTGGAGCCTGCGCTGCAACGCCTCGATGCGTCGCGGCCGACAGCGGTCAACCTCGCGTGGGCCCTGGCCCGCATGCGGCGCGTGCTGGCCGTAGCCGATGGCCAGTGGAAGCAGGTGCTGGAGGCTGAGGCCGAAGCGATCGCCACCGAAGACCTCGCGGCCAACCGCCACATGGGGGCACTGGGCGCTGGCCTGATCGAGCCCGGCAGCGGCGTGCTGACCCATTGCAACACCGGTTCACTGGCCACGGCCGGCTTCGGTACCGCCCTCGGGGTGATTCGTGCCGGCATGGCGCAGGAGCGCATCGCGCGCGTGTTCGCCGGTGAAACACGGCCATGGCTGCAGGGCGCCCGGCTGACGGTGTGGGAACTCCAGCAGGACGGTATCGATGCCACCCTCATCGCCGATTCGGCCGCTTCGCACCTGATGAAAACCGGTGCGGTGCAGTGGGTGATCGTTGGCGCAGACCGCATCTGTGCCAACGGTGATACGGCCAACAAGATCGGCACCTATCAGCTGGCGATCGCCGCGCGCCACCACGGCGTCAAATTCATGGTGGTGGCACCGTCCTCGACGGTCGACATGGATACCGCTGATGGCACCGAGATCGAGATCGAGCAGCGTGACCCGGGTGAGCTGTACGGTGTCGGTGGCACGCGCACGGTGGCAGAGGGCATCGCCGCCTGGAACCCGGTGTTCGATGTCACGCCGGGCGAGCTGATCGATGCCATCGTCACCGAGCGCGGCGTCATTCTGGCCCCGTCGGTAGCGAGCATGCAGGCCGCTTTCAGCCGCTGA